GTGCAGACTCCGGGGCAGAGGGGAGAGAGCAGAGCTCCTCTGACCAGTGGACCAGGACCCACGTCGGGCCACTGCAAGCCTCGGGCCAAGGCGGGTGGCCTGGATTTCCTGGGACAGGTATGTTCTCATGAGTTCTATGCTTCCAAATGGTTGAACCGAGACCAGAGGAGCAGAAATATTTCACAACACAGAAATGACGTAAAATTCAAGTGTCACATTTGATGCCCACGTAAAATTCGAGTGTGACTTTATGGGCTCACGGCCAGGCCCACATAAGAAAGGGTCTTGGGAATCCCGTGGGCCACCaggccacaaatatttactgtcttACTGACAAAGGTCTGTGGTTGCTGCTGGGCAGCTGCCAGAAGCCCCAGGATTCCCTCAACACCAAGTATCCGGGAACCAGATGCATGTCTGAAATCAGACCCCGGATTCAAGGTGTAGCCGCAGTCCCAGCCTCCCTGGGCCTGACTTCCTGTGCACAGCCTCCGCCCCCCCGGCTCACCAGGCCCCACACTCAAGAATAGGGGGCCGCTGACGTCCTGGGGTCTGGCCTCCTGCCCTTTGCCCCCTTCCCTGCAAACACTAAGAAAGCCTTGACTGAATGTGGCTGCTGCATTTCCCACCCTCCCTGGGCCTGCCCCGAATGCAGAGCTCACACTCAGGGCCCTACAGACAGATGTAAGCATAAAACCCCTACCATCCTGGATTAGGCGAGCGCCGGGCAGGCCCAGATACGAGAACTAGGTACCGGGTGGGAACCAGGTCTGCACAACCCCATGTGAAGGATCAGGAGGACATCTACATACAGGCGAACGGAGGACGCTATGGAATCACCAGTCCGCATGACCAGAAATGAGCCCatttaaactcaaaatgcatgCGAATGTTAAATGCCAGCAACACAGGCAGGCCAGTGCAAAAGCAAAGGAAATCACGGCTCCCGGACCTTGCACGACAGTACCCCGTGGGCGAATTTACTGATATCGCAACGCAAACCCATCCATAAAATCAGCATGACTGAGATCATTTCCAGGGACCCAGGACACAGGGAGACGGACTTAATTCTCCATGGCCTGGAAAAGTTTCTGAATGACAACAGGAAACCTGCCTCGTGGTGGGACGGCTTACACACAGCGTCAGTGTGAGAAACGCACGTCAGACGAATAAATTACGAGATCATTTATTTCTGGGCCTTATGGAACAAAGTCAAACCCGAAAGCGTTAAACAGATACCCAACTCAGCGAGGAGGAGGcctggtggcccatgggcttcGTGAAAAAGGCAAGACTCGCGGAGAGGCTGGCAGCCAGGGCGGCACACAGTTTCACAGAGTCAGAAAAAGCCAGCATGTTTAGGAAATACGCGGGGGGATGCCTTTGGCGTCATAAATGTGGGACCTGCATCTCGGGGCCTGGGAGCAGAGAGGGGACACGTCTTGGAGACAGTGCCGCTCGGCCCATGCAGCGGCCACGCTCCGGGGAACACGCAGAAGGTCTTGAGCTAGTCCGCGAATCGCTTTCCTTTACAGAAGGCGGCCCACGGCTTGAGATGGGTCCTGCCTACTCCAAGGGCCTCCCAACAGACCATCCTCTCCACGTGGGGGTGTCCGAGCAGGGGGGGTACCCAACACGGGCCTTGGCCCTGCTGAAGAAAGGCCAACAGTTAAAATAAAAGTCGTTCCAAGCTTGCCTCCTACAATCTGCTCACTGTGGCCAGAGAATGTTTCCCAGAGCTTCCTAGAGACCAAGTTCCCATTCAGGTGAACAGGTGGTACACGTGTCTTCATTCAATTGACTTGCCTGCAGGTTGCACACGGCCTGGGGCAGGAGGCAAGGGGGTTCATCCATCCGTCCGCAGGTCTGGTATTTTTCAGATGTAACCCAGACCCTCCTCCCTGGGAAGAACTCGGCTTGTTTGGGAGTAGAGTTATGCACACAGCTGCAAGTCCACCACGAGATTCCTTCTCCTGGTGTCTCCCGGTGCCGGCCAACAAGCCAACCTACGGGGTCGGGGTTTTCATCAAAGCGTCCCACAGGGAACCCCGTGGCAGCTACATGAATCCGCCATCCCGGACCCCGAAGAAGGCGCCGTGCACAGCATCCCCCAGGGGGAAGCCCGGTTCGTGGTACAGGCCCCATTCCCCCTCATCTTCATCCACTGGCTCGGCCTCGGCGCCGCCACGCAAGTTCTCATACAAGAAGATCTGCTCATCCACATGCGCCGGCGCCAGCCGGTTCCGCTTGGCGCTGACCACGTTGGCCGAGGAGCCGAAGAGGCGCTCGGGGAAGACGCGGGTGGGCGCCACGCACCAGTACTTCTGCAGGACCCGGGGCAGCACGGGGAACAGAGCCAGGCGGTCGGACCACCACTTGAGCGGGTCCTCGCCGAGTCCCAGCACCTTCTGGGACTTGAAGTTGCTCAGCTCCTCCACCACCTGAGCGTGCCACTCCTCCTGGTCGTCCACGCCGCCCGTCTGGCAGAAGATCTCGGCCAGCATGCTGTTGATGACGCTGGTGGGCGGCGGCGTGGACGCCAGCCCCGGCTTCTTCGCCGGGGGCTCCTCGGGCGGCGTGTAGATCTTGTCCTCGGGTGGCCGGTAGCTGCCGTCCTTGATCTTGTCCAGGAGGCCCTTGGCCTCCTCCACCACCCTGTTCTCCACCTGCTGCCTCTCGAACGCGGACAGGAAGGGCAGCCTCTTGTAGCGGGGGTCCAGGAAGGTGGCCACGTTGAGGAACATGTCGATCTCGGGGGTCTCCTGGTAAGTCTTGATGAGCTCCTTGGCGATCACCTCCTTGACCATGCTGATCTCTTTGGAGTCTGTCTCCTTGACGTTCAGGGTGGTGTTGAGAAGCATGTGCAGCAAGGGCTTCACCATGCTGATGGTTGGGTACTTGGAGGCGGACAGCACGTCGGCCACCTGCTTGAAGGGCTGCAGGAGCTCCACCAGCCCCTCAATGGTGCTCCACTCGCTGGCCTCCAGCATCAGGTGGTGGTTGTTGCTGTCCTCCACGAGCACGCCGGCGATGACAAACTGCTGCTCCCTGAGACGCTGCAGCATGGCGAGCGTGTTCCCCCACCAGGACACGCGGTCGCTCACGAGCATGCAGTGGGCCACGTGCTGCTGCTTCTGTTTTGCGTAGAGCATGTACGTGGCCACCGCGGACTGCTGGAAGTACTCCACCAGCCTGCGGCAGCGGGCCACCAGCCCGCCCAGCTTGGGCAGCTGCAGGGCCTGCTGGATGCCCGCGTTGAACGTGTGCCCGAGGCAGGGCATTTGCACGGAGATGTCCAGCAGGGAGCAGGCCTTCACCACGTCCTTCCCGCAGTCCGAGGTGGCCCCGGACACCTTGGTGCTGATGCCCCACTCGACGAAGGCCTCGTACAGCACCCGGGTGACGGTCTCCGCCGTGTTCTCCTCAGGCACCTCGAACGTCTTCAGGCAGCGGGAGCCCACGGACAGGCAGTGGGCCGCGCCACCGGCCAGAAAGTGCGCGGCCAGCGTGACATAGGCCCTGTTCTGGCTCTCGCTGTGCCACGTGTCCGTGGAGATGCCACACCACGAGGCGTCCGAGAGCTCCTTGAGGACCACCTCGCGCACCGCGCCGTACTTCTCGGGGATGGCCTTGCTGCACAAGAACGCGCGGCCGGGCAGCTCGTACCTGGGGTCGGCTGTCTTCAGCAGCGCCTTGAAGGTGGGCTCGTCCACGATGGAGGCGGGGTACAGCCCCTCGCAGACGAGGCTGACGACGGCGGCCGTGAGCTCCTGCTGTCTCTTGCTCTCCTGCCCG
This DNA window, taken from Manis pentadactyla isolate mManPen7 chromosome X, mManPen7.hap1, whole genome shotgun sequence, encodes the following:
- the LOC118935954 gene encoding E3 SUMO-protein ligase ZBED1, which produces MDSKGLDASPTDLKLVAHPRAKSKVWKYFGFDTDAEGCILQWKKIYCRICMAQIAYSGNTSNLSYHLEKNHPEEFCEFVKSNTEQMREAFATAFSKLKPESSQQAAQDPLVAKAGHGQESKRQQELTAAVVSLVCEGLYPASIVDEPTFKALLKTADPRYELPGRAFLCSKAIPEKYGAVREVVLKELSDASWCGISTDTWHSESQNRAYVTLAAHFLAGGAAHCLSVGSRCLKTFEVPEENTAETVTRVLYEAFVEWGISTKVSGATSDCGKDVVKACSLLDISVQMPCLGHTFNAGIQQALQLPKLGGLVARCRRLVEYFQQSAVATYMLYAKQKQQHVAHCMLVSDRVSWWGNTLAMLQRLREQQFVIAGVLVEDSNNHHLMLEASEWSTIEGLVELLQPFKQVADVLSASKYPTISMVKPLLHMLLNTTLNVKETDSKEISMVKEVIAKELIKTYQETPEIDMFLNVATFLDPRYKRLPFLSAFERQQVENRVVEEAKGLLDKIKDGSYRPPEDKIYTPPEEPPAKKPGLASTPPPTSVINSMLAEIFCQTGGVDDQEEWHAQVVEELSNFKSQKVLGLGEDPLKWWSDRLALFPVLPRVLQKYWCVAPTRVFPERLFGSSANVVSAKRNRLAPAHVDEQIFLYENLRGGAEAEPVDEDEGEWGLYHEPGFPLGDAVHGAFFGVRDGGFM